AAACTTGAAGTAGCTTTTGTTAATATTCTAACCAATGCCATTCGGTATGCGACTTCTCAAGTTTGCATAAAACTCACTAAAACAAAAACGGAACTCTTAATTGAATTTGATGATGATGGAGCAGGAATAGATGAAGACATAAAAGAAAAAATATGGGAACGTTACGTAATTGGGAAAGAAGGCCATACAGGCCTTGGACTTACGATTACAAAATCCATTATTGAAAAACATGGCGGGAAAATCCAAGCATTAAAAAATGAGTGGAATGGAGCTAAAATTCAAATTCGAATTTCAAACGTTGAACATTAACAATTTAATTGTGGTATCTTTGTGAAATTCAACAACTGAACCAATATTTTTAATATAATAAAGGTGTAAAATTTAATAGGTGATAAACATCATCATTTGGTCGAATAATTTTTTCATTAAATGTATTTCCTCTCCTAGAATGTTTAATTTTTAAACTGACCACTCAAGATGATGTTTTTTGTTTGAAAAAAATCAATCTTTTTGGTATAATGTACTTGTTGTAAAAGATCGAGGTGGAAACATGGATATACCTTTGAAAGTATTAGGAATTATTATAGGATTTGGATTTTCATTTGTTGGAGTTCGTTTTTTATTTTATAGTACAAAAGTCATTCAAGGAATTCAAAAATATAAATTTAAAACAACGTCAACTCCAAAAAAACAAGAACTGATTTTTTCAAAGATTATTGGAGTGTTGCTCCTCTTAATGGGTCTGTACTATATGGGGATTGCAATCGTATCACTTTTCTAAAATTTAAACACTTTAAAATCCTCGAAAACTCGGGGATTTTTTTGATTTTAACCGCTGAAAAAAAACTCAAATTTATTTCTCAAAAAATCACGGAAAAAAGTTTGAAAAAAAACAATAAAAAATATTAAAAAAGTTGTTTACATTCCTAGGTATTCGATATATAATATTGCTTGATTTTTTTAATCGGCAAAGGAGAAAATTATGGGAAAAAAATTGATTGAACTCAAGAACGTTACAAAGATTTATGATGATGTTCCTGTCGTCAATAATTTGAATTTATACATAAATGAAAATGAATTTATTACTTTGCTCGGACCTTCTGGATGTGGAAAGACGACAACTCTAAGAATGATTGGTGGTTTTGAAAAGCCCGATAGTGGAGATATCATTCTAAATGGAGTAGTTGTGACAGAGCTTCCACCTTATGAGCGTCCTATTAATACTGTTTTTCAAAGATATGCATTATTTCCTCATTTAAATGTTTTTGATAACATTGCATTTGGATTAAGAAGTCAAAAAGTAAAAAAAGAAGAAATTACAGTTCGAGTGGAACAAGCATTAAAAATGGTGAGTCTGCCAGGATTTGGTATGAGAAAAGTTCAAAATTTATCTGGAGGGCAACAACAACGTGTTGCTATAGCAAGGGCCATTGTGAATCAACCAAAAATTTTATTGTTAGATGAACCTTTAGCTGCTCTTGATTTAAAACTAAGACAAAATATGCAATATGAATTAAAAGAAATGCAACGAAAACTAGGAATTACATTTATATATGTGACACATGATCAAGAAGAAGCATTAACGATGTCTGACACCATCGTTGTTATGAAAGATGGATTGGTTCAACAAATTGGAACACCATTTGGTATATACAATGAACCTAAAAATAGATTTGTAGCTAATTTTATTGGAGAATCAAATATCTTCGAAGGCGTTTATTTAAAACAAAATTTAGTTCAATTCATGGATTTTGAATTTGCTTGTGTAGATACGCTATTTGCTGATGGCGAAAAAGTAGATGTTGTCATTCGACCAGAAGATTTTGATATTATTTCTCCAGAAGAAGCTTTATTAAAAGGAAAAGTTACTAGTTCTGTGTTCAAAGGCGTTCACTTTGAACTTTGTATTATGATTCAAGGAAAAGAATTTGTGGTTCACACCTACGAAAATCGTAAAGTAGATGAATTAATCGGTTTAAAAGTAGATCCTTATGAAATTCATCTAATGAAGGTAGTACCAAGTGAACATTAAACGATTAGGGAGATTTGCATCTCCTTACATGGTCTGGTTGATTATTCTAGTTGTTTTTCCACTTTTAATGATGATTTTATTATCGTTTATGAAAACAACCGCTATGAGTTTTACAAACGCAACGTTTTCATTTGAAAGCTGGAATAAACTTTTTACCGATTCTGCGATAAGAACTGCTCTTGCAAATTCATTTCGATATGCTTTTCTTGCGACAGTAATTGCCTTTTTCCTTGGGTATCCTATGGCTTATATTTTAGCGAAATCTCCCTTTTCAAATAAACTCGTAATTTTAGTTTTAACCATTATTCCTATGTGGTCTAATTCTCTTTTAAGAACAAGTGCTTTAGCAAATTTGTTAAGTGCAGATAGTATTGTAAATGATTTGTTAAATTTAATAGGGTTGTCCTTTGTTTGGAACATAAGAGGGACAGGCCTTGCAATTGTTGTAGGTCTTGTGATAACGTATTTGCCTTTTATGATTTTACCTATTTATACCGTTTTAGAAAAAATGGATCCGTTACTTCATGAGGCTTCAATGGATTTAGGTTCAAATAAAGCGAAAACGTTCTTAAAAGTTACTTTTCCTTTATCTTTAAAAGGGGTGGCAACGGGAATCATTTTAGTTTTCCTTCCTAGTTTCTCTGGATTTGCTATTCCTGAAATACTTGGAAATAGTCGAATCATCTTTATCGGAACATTAGTAGATTCTAGTTTCCTATTTAGCAATTATAATTATGGTAGTCTGTTATCTCTTGTAATCATCATTCTTATCCTTGGGTCGATGTTCCTCTTTAACAAAGTCGATAAGGAAGGAGAAACACTACTATGATAAAAATAAACGATTTATCGTATATTCGAAAAACAGTATTGTTCTTCCGAAAACCTAAGGTTGCAAAAGTAGTGTCTTTCGTTCTGAATGTATTTAAATATCTGTTTTTTATTTCAGTCATTTTGATGCTATATCTTCCCATCATTATTATCGCAATTCACTCTCTAAATGAGAATAGGTCAGTATATGATTTTACAAATGTGACGTTTCATTGGTATACCGATTTATTTAGTAACCTAATCAATAAAGGCGAATTGTACTGGGTAATTCGAAACACTTTATTAATCGCTTTTCTATCTACAGCCATTTCGACTGTTCTTGGAACTTTATTTGCGATTGGAATCCATTCGATGACGAAGAAGAAAAGGCAAAGAATGGTAATGCTAAATCAAATTCCAATCTTAAATGCAGATATTGTAACAGGTATTTCACTTATGTTAATTTTTAAATTATTTATGGTTGTTTTTCCAAATATTTTTGGGTTAACGACAATGCTTTTGGCCCATGTTTTCTTTTCCATTCCTTATGTGGTCTTAAGTGTATTACCTAAACTAAGCGAATTAGACGTCAATTTATTTGATGCAGCTCTTGATTTAGGATGCAAGCCAACAAGAGGAATGAGAAAAGTAATTATTCCCGCCATTTCATCAGGGATTTTTACAGGAATGCTTATTGCATTTACAATGAGTATCGATGACTTTGTAATAAGTTATTTCACAACTGGAAACGGATTTGACAATGTGTCAATTTTCATATATGCTGGGTACAGGTTAAACATGTCTCCTGAGATTTATGCTTATAACACGTTACTATCATTTACCGTTGTATTTTTATTGATAGGTGTTTATGTTTTTGGATCATTCAAAAAAAGAAGAGAATTAAAAATAAAATCTAATTTTAATAGGGGAGCTGTTTAGTACAAAATGAAAAAATTTATGGTAGTAGGATTCACCGCATTTTTGTCGTTATTATTAATTGCTTGTAGTTCAAAACCAAAGTTATACATATTGAATTGGGGAGAATACATCAATTATGATCTAGTCTCAGAATTTGAAGATACTTATGGCGTGACAGTTAAGTGGTCGTATGCGGATTCAAACGAATTAATGGAACAACGCGTTGTATCTCAAACAACGGCCTATGACATTGTCATTCCTTCCGATTATATGATTGAAAAATTATATACGAATGGATATTTACAAAAAATTGATTTAACAAAATTAACCAACTATTCTCAAGATGCATTTATGGATGGTGTGAATGTCATTATGGCAGAAATGTTTAAAGACAATGAAGATGTCACGTCTGCCTATGAAGTATCCATTCCTTATTTTTGGGGAGTCTTTGGAATTATGTATAATCGTAGTTTAGATGGACTTGAAACCTATATTGAAACAAAAAAATGGCAAGTCATGTTTGAAGAAGATCCTGCAGATACATTTTCAAGACCACTTCTTGTGGGAATGTATGATGTGCCAAGATTTGCTTATTCTTTATCCATGATTTATGCAAATGAAGTAGAGTTAATTGATGACCTAGATGCCTTAAATGTTGCATCTGCAGCAAATCTTACTTTATCAGAAACCATTCTATCTCAAAGACAATACGAAGAATGGTCCACTGATTTTCTAAAGAAAAACATTGAAGCGGGGCTTTTAGATTATGCTTTTGTATACGTTGGAGATTTCTTTGATACGTATTTAATTAAAAGTGCAGAAGCAACCACTGCTCAAGAAGCCAGAGATTTAACGTCTCATATTGGAATTTTTGTGCCTGAAAATACGATTGCTTTTTATGATGGAATGGTTATTCCTACTAACGCAAGAAACGTAGATTTAGCTTACCAATTCATTGATTTCTTTTTAGATCCAATCAATGCATATGAAAACTCTAGTATTGTGGGATATACAACTGCTTTGACTGCCACATACGAAATGATTCAAAATGCAACTTATGGTGATGAAATTCGTGCAGCGATGGTTTCGGATTATCCGTATAACCCTGCAATTTCTGAAAATTTTGCTGGAAAACCTTTAATCGCTTTTTCGAATGAATTTACCGACGAAATTGCTTCAATGGTGTATCGCGTCTTAGCCGCAGGCAATTAAAAACAGATTATCATTTAAAACTAGTTTCGGATTTTTTGAAACTAGTTTTTTTATATTAATCAGATGTTATTGAAAAGAAGTAGTAATCTTGATACAATAAACAAGAGCATAAGATGGAAGAATCAAGAAAGGAAGACGATTATGAAAAATTTTAATGCATTTGCATTTAAAGTGGCAACCAAAAAGAATGTTCTTATTTCTACGATAATTTTTCTTTTATTTTTATTGATTGTTTTACCGGTGGTCGCAAAATATACTGAAATTATAACTGGTTCACTTGAAACTCCAGACACCTTTTTCTTTTATCAACCTGAAGATTTATATCGGTTAGCTCAAATCTATGGAGATACTGGAAGAGCCGCTTATGTGTATCTACGTATCTCGTTTGATGTAATTTGGCCTGTCGTCTATGGAACTTTTTTAATATTATCGACTGCCTATTTCTTAAAAGAATCGAATTTTAAAGATTTATCGTGGATACTGTTTGTGCCGATTTTAGGAGTAATATTTGATTTACTTGAAAACATTGGCGCGTCCATCGTTATGGCAAGATATCCTTTAGAGTCACCTATTTTTGCCTATAGTACTCCGTATTTTACTTTCTTTAAGTGGATCATTTTGATTATTTCCTTTTTCATTTTGTTTGGGGTTATTGTGAATCATCTATATTTAAAGAAAAAGAATAAAAAGATATAAAATGGATTTATATAATCTTCATTCTAAACGTTTAGAATACAGACCTTTCCAAGAAACGGACTTTTTAGATTTAGTTGAGTTATTAACCAATGAGTCTGTTTGTGAATTTTTACCAAGGAAAAAAGCCTATTCTGAAGAAGTCATTCATAATTGGCTAACTCATATCATCAAATCATTTTCTATCGATTTTCCAAATGTCATTTATGCAGTTATTGAACCTATTTCGCAAGAAGTAATTGGATATGCAGGAAATGCTTATGTAAAAGAGTATGAAAAAAACGAAATAATGTATGCGTTTAAAGAATCAGCTTGGCATCAAGGATATGCTACTGAAGCCGCTTTAAAAATGAAAGAAGTGGCGATTTTTCTGCATCAAAAAGAAGTCATTGCCCTAGCAGATATTCACAATATTGCAAGTCAAAATGTCTTAAAAAAAGTAGGATTTATTTGTAAAGAAACGGTTTTGTTATGGGGGCTTGAAATGTATTATTATGAGCTTGTTTTTGAAAACAAGAGATAATTTATAAAAAAATCTTGTAAATCTTTTGTGGTTCTGTTAAAATTAAAGCGCAAGACATGGCTAATTATCGCTAAATTTGTCTGATGGGATGTGATTTCATGAACTTACTAAAAATAAATAACCTAAAAAAGACATTTGGTGGTAATATCCTTTTTGATAAAGTATCATTGGAAGTGAATCGTGATGACAAAGTTGCGCTCATTGGCCAAAATGGGGTTGGGAAATCAACTCTAATCAAAATGATATTAGGAGATATTTCCCCGGATTCTGGGGAAATTTTTATTTATAGTCAAGCAAAAATCGGCTATTTAAGTCAAGATGTATTAAGTAATATGGATTTCTCATTAATTGAAGAAGCAGAGGATGTTTTTAAAGACGTTATCCTTTTGGAATCAAAATTAAAAGAAAATGCTCTCCTTCTTGAAAAAAATCAAGACGAAGCCTTGATTAAAAGGTATGCAAGTCTTGAAGAAGAATATCGAATAAAAAGCGGATATGAATTTAGAACGTTTATCAACATGATTTTATCAAAATTTGGATTTTTAAAATCAGATTATCATAGAAAAATTTCAACATTTTCAGGTGGAGAAAAAACCAGAATCGCTTTCGCTAAATTATTATTAATCAAACCAGATATTTTGCTTCTTGATGAACCTACAAATCATATGGATATCGAAATCATTGAGTGGTTAGAAGAATATTTAAAACGATACGATGGAGCAGTATTTGTTGTGACTCATGATAAATATTTTATCAATAAAATCGTAAACAAAATCTTTGAATTAGATCAAAACACGTTAAGTGTCTACTATGGGAAATATGATGATTATGAAATCGAAAAAGTAAAACGATACGAACTTTTAATGAAACAATTTCTAAAACAAAACAAACAAATCGATCATTTACAAAGTTTTGTGGATCGCTTTCGCTATAAATCAAGCAAAGCAAAAAGTGCTCAAGATCGCATTAAAAAAATCAATAAAATTGATCGACTTGAAAAACCAGTTAATCGCCGACACGCGGTACAAGTTTCTTTTAAAAGTAAAAGAGCAACGGATGCCATTATTTTGGAAGCAAAAGATATTTCGATTGGTTACGATGATATTCTAAAATCAAATATTGATTTTTCCATGCGAGGATTTGAAAAAATCGGGATCATTGGTCCAAACGGTATCGGGAAATCCACATTAATCAAAACACTTATCGGAGAAATCATTCCTTTAACAGGAGAAATTTTATTTCATAAGGACATGAAAATCGGATATTTTGATCAAAATTTAGAAGGACTAAATGAATCATTAAATGTAATGGATACCATCCATAATTTATATCCGAGTAAAACAATAGGAGAAGTAAGAAGCCTTCTTGCAAAATTGCTTTTTGTTGGTGATGATGTCTTCAAACAAGTGAAAGTGTTAAGTGGGGGAGAAAAGGTTCGGCTACGACTTTTATTGTTAATGCTTGAAGAACCAGAATTATTAATTTTAGATGAACCAACCAATCACTTAGACATTGAGACCAAAAATATTGTAGAAGATATTTTCGAAGAATTTATAGGACCCATTATTTTTATTTCTCATGATCGCTATTTTATCAACAAAGTTGCAACAAAAATAATCGCTTTTTATCATGAAGAAGTAATTGTATTTGATGGAAATTATGATGAATACAAAACGTATTTAGAATCGTTAAAACCAAATCCAGAACCAAAATTTAAAAAAGAAAAAACAATCTCTTCAAAATTAATGATAAAAGAGTTAGAAAAGAACATTGATTCCTATCACAAAGAGATTGATGAGTTAAAACAATCTTTATTCTTAAAAGAAGTCTATATGAATAAAATGCTATACATTGAAAAAGAAGAAAGGATACTTGTATTAGAAAAAGAAATTCAAGAGATGTTTGAAAAAATTGTTACCTTAACCAGTGATTAACCAAAAAATAGATACTATTTCAAATAGAATATGCTACAATAGTAGATGAAATATAGATTGGGGGAGTATAACAATGAAGCCATTAATGGTAATTACAGACACCTTAGTAGAAATTCCACCAAAAATTCAAACCAGAGAAACGGTTCGAGCCATCATTGTACGTGATGGATTTATATTATTAATGTTCTCAAAAATAGACCAAATGTATGGAATTCCAGGAGGCGGAATAGCGCTAAATGAATCCAAATTAGATACTTTATATCGTGAATTATTAGAAGAAGTAGGGGCAGTCAAAATTAAGATTGTCGAATACCTTGGTGTAACAGAAGAAATTAGAGAATCAAGATCACTCAGAGGAAAACCAGTTAAAATTCTTTCAGATTATTATCATGTAGAAGTGACCGACTTTATGGAAAAATCACTTGAAGATCATGAAGAAGAAATGGGATTGGAACCAATGTGGGTTGATATTGATGCAGCCATTTCAAAAAATGAAATGACACTTCTTTCATTAAAACAACCAAAGATAACTTTTTATTATTCACAAACAGCGATGTTAAAGTATATAAAAAATAGATTTGGACTTTAGTCCGAATTTTATTTTTGTGAAAGGGTGATGAATCATGATTGAAATGATAAAATTAGAACTTAGAATGTTCCTAGAGAAAGAGTTAAGCCGAATTTATTTAATGCCAATTTCTATGGTTGTAGAAGAACCTAAAAAGGCAGGACAAGGCGATATCTCAGTCCCTGTTTTCAGTGTGGTAAATACGCTTAAAAAACCTCTTCTTTTGATTTCAAAGGAGATTAGAGATTTAATTAAGATAAGTCCGTTTAAAAATCTGTTTTCAGAAGTAAATATAATGGGCGGATTCGTAAATCTTGTTCTAAACAAACAAGTATACGCCCTAAATGTTATAGAACACTTTAAAAAGAACCAAGAAAATTATGGAAATAATGTATTTGGAAATGGTAAAACAATCGTGATGGACTATTCATCGCCTAATATTGCAAAACCATTTTCAATTGGACACTTACGTTCTACCATTATTGGTCATTCCATTGGAAATATTCTTGAAAAATGTGGCTATAAAGTATATCGAATCAACCACTTAGGTGATTTTGGAACACAGTTTGGAAAAATAATTTATGCGTATTTAAACTTTGGATCAGAGGCTGCTGTAAAAGCAAACCCCATTGAAGAGTTAGTAAAATTATACGTTGAATTCCATGAATTAGCTAAAAATGATCCTTCTCTTGAAGAAAAAGCAAGAGAAATCTTTAAAGAATTAGAACAAAACAATCCAAAATACGTGGCGCTTTGGACGTGGTTTAGAGAAGAATCCCTAAAAGATTATATGGAAGTATACAAATTACTTCAAGTTGATTTTGATTCATTCAATGGAGAAGCATTTTATAACGATAAAATGCAGAAAGTTATTGATGAGTTGAAAGAAAAAGAATTATTAAAATTAGATCAAGGAGCAATGATTGTGGATTTAGGAGAAGACTTTCCTCCTGCACTCATTCAAAAATCTGATGGGTCTACTTTGTATATTACAAGGGATTTAGCGGCTTTATTTTATCGCAAGAACACTTATCATTTTGATAAGGCTTTGTATATTGTAGGAAACGAACAAAAACTTCATTTTACTCAAATCCAAAAAGTAATTGAATTAATGGGATATGAGTTTAAAGATGACATTGTTCATGTTAATTTTGGATTGGTATTACAAGATGGCAAAAAGATGTCAACGAGAAAAGGTAAAATTGTTCGTTTAATGGACGTTTTACAAGAAGCCATCCATTTAAGCTTACTTTACATTAATGAGAAAAATCCAACTCTAGAAAACAAGGAATTAATAGCCGAAAAAATAGGTGTTAGTGCGATTATTTTCAACGATTTAAAAAATTACCGAGCAAACGATTTTGAATTTAACTTAGAAGAAATGGTGAACTTTGTTGGCCAAACTGGGCCATATTTACAATATACTTCTGTTAGAATTACGTCCATTTTGCAATCAGATGCTTTCGTATTTGATGGAGAAATCGATGCGAGTCTTTTTGAAAAAGATCACTATTTTGAAATCATGAAACAAGCAAGTCAATACCCAGATATTATTGCAAAAGCAGCAAGCGAATATGCTCCAAGCGTATTAGCCAAATATTTAT
This is a stretch of genomic DNA from Bacillota bacterium. It encodes these proteins:
- a CDS encoding NUDIX domain-containing protein; translated protein: MKPLMVITDTLVEIPPKIQTRETVRAIIVRDGFILLMFSKIDQMYGIPGGGIALNESKLDTLYRELLEEVGAVKIKIVEYLGVTEEIRESRSLRGKPVKILSDYYHVEVTDFMEKSLEDHEEEMGLEPMWVDIDAAISKNEMTLLSLKQPKITFYYSQTAMLKYIKNRFGL
- a CDS encoding extracellular solute-binding protein encodes the protein MKKFMVVGFTAFLSLLLIACSSKPKLYILNWGEYINYDLVSEFEDTYGVTVKWSYADSNELMEQRVVSQTTAYDIVIPSDYMIEKLYTNGYLQKIDLTKLTNYSQDAFMDGVNVIMAEMFKDNEDVTSAYEVSIPYFWGVFGIMYNRSLDGLETYIETKKWQVMFEEDPADTFSRPLLVGMYDVPRFAYSLSMIYANEVELIDDLDALNVASAANLTLSETILSQRQYEEWSTDFLKKNIEAGLLDYAFVYVGDFFDTYLIKSAEATTAQEARDLTSHIGIFVPENTIAFYDGMVIPTNARNVDLAYQFIDFFLDPINAYENSSIVGYTTALTATYEMIQNATYGDEIRAAMVSDYPYNPAISENFAGKPLIAFSNEFTDEIASMVYRVLAAGN
- a CDS encoding GNAT family N-acetyltransferase, whose translation is MDLYNLHSKRLEYRPFQETDFLDLVELLTNESVCEFLPRKKAYSEEVIHNWLTHIIKSFSIDFPNVIYAVIEPISQEVIGYAGNAYVKEYEKNEIMYAFKESAWHQGYATEAALKMKEVAIFLHQKEVIALADIHNIASQNVLKKVGFICKETVLLWGLEMYYYELVFENKR
- a CDS encoding ABC transporter ATP-binding protein gives rise to the protein MGKKLIELKNVTKIYDDVPVVNNLNLYINENEFITLLGPSGCGKTTTLRMIGGFEKPDSGDIILNGVVVTELPPYERPINTVFQRYALFPHLNVFDNIAFGLRSQKVKKEEITVRVEQALKMVSLPGFGMRKVQNLSGGQQQRVAIARAIVNQPKILLLDEPLAALDLKLRQNMQYELKEMQRKLGITFIYVTHDQEEALTMSDTIVVMKDGLVQQIGTPFGIYNEPKNRFVANFIGESNIFEGVYLKQNLVQFMDFEFACVDTLFADGEKVDVVIRPEDFDIISPEEALLKGKVTSSVFKGVHFELCIMIQGKEFVVHTYENRKVDELIGLKVDPYEIHLMKVVPSEH
- a CDS encoding ABC transporter permease encodes the protein MLYLPIIIIAIHSLNENRSVYDFTNVTFHWYTDLFSNLINKGELYWVIRNTLLIAFLSTAISTVLGTLFAIGIHSMTKKKRQRMVMLNQIPILNADIVTGISLMLIFKLFMVVFPNIFGLTTMLLAHVFFSIPYVVLSVLPKLSELDVNLFDAALDLGCKPTRGMRKVIIPAISSGIFTGMLIAFTMSIDDFVISYFTTGNGFDNVSIFIYAGYRLNMSPEIYAYNTLLSFTVVFLLIGVYVFGSFKKRRELKIKSNFNRGAV
- a CDS encoding ATP-binding cassette domain-containing protein, producing the protein MNLLKINNLKKTFGGNILFDKVSLEVNRDDKVALIGQNGVGKSTLIKMILGDISPDSGEIFIYSQAKIGYLSQDVLSNMDFSLIEEAEDVFKDVILLESKLKENALLLEKNQDEALIKRYASLEEEYRIKSGYEFRTFINMILSKFGFLKSDYHRKISTFSGGEKTRIAFAKLLLIKPDILLLDEPTNHMDIEIIEWLEEYLKRYDGAVFVVTHDKYFINKIVNKIFELDQNTLSVYYGKYDDYEIEKVKRYELLMKQFLKQNKQIDHLQSFVDRFRYKSSKAKSAQDRIKKINKIDRLEKPVNRRHAVQVSFKSKRATDAIILEAKDISIGYDDILKSNIDFSMRGFEKIGIIGPNGIGKSTLIKTLIGEIIPLTGEILFHKDMKIGYFDQNLEGLNESLNVMDTIHNLYPSKTIGEVRSLLAKLLFVGDDVFKQVKVLSGGEKVRLRLLLLMLEEPELLILDEPTNHLDIETKNIVEDIFEEFIGPIIFISHDRYFINKVATKIIAFYHEEVIVFDGNYDEYKTYLESLKPNPEPKFKKEKTISSKLMIKELEKNIDSYHKEIDELKQSLFLKEVYMNKMLYIEKEERILVLEKEIQEMFEKIVTLTSD
- a CDS encoding ABC transporter permease, whose amino-acid sequence is MNIKRLGRFASPYMVWLIILVVFPLLMMILLSFMKTTAMSFTNATFSFESWNKLFTDSAIRTALANSFRYAFLATVIAFFLGYPMAYILAKSPFSNKLVILVLTIIPMWSNSLLRTSALANLLSADSIVNDLLNLIGLSFVWNIRGTGLAIVVGLVITYLPFMILPIYTVLEKMDPLLHEASMDLGSNKAKTFLKVTFPLSLKGVATGIILVFLPSFSGFAIPEILGNSRIIFIGTLVDSSFLFSNYNYGSLLSLVIIILILGSMFLFNKVDKEGETLL
- the argS gene encoding arginine--tRNA ligase, which codes for MIEMIKLELRMFLEKELSRIYLMPISMVVEEPKKAGQGDISVPVFSVVNTLKKPLLLISKEIRDLIKISPFKNLFSEVNIMGGFVNLVLNKQVYALNVIEHFKKNQENYGNNVFGNGKTIVMDYSSPNIAKPFSIGHLRSTIIGHSIGNILEKCGYKVYRINHLGDFGTQFGKIIYAYLNFGSEAAVKANPIEELVKLYVEFHELAKNDPSLEEKAREIFKELEQNNPKYVALWTWFREESLKDYMEVYKLLQVDFDSFNGEAFYNDKMQKVIDELKEKELLKLDQGAMIVDLGEDFPPALIQKSDGSTLYITRDLAALFYRKNTYHFDKALYIVGNEQKLHFTQIQKVIELMGYEFKDDIVHVNFGLVLQDGKKMSTRKGKIVRLMDVLQEAIHLSLLYINEKNPTLENKELIAEKIGVSAIIFNDLKNYRANDFEFNLEEMVNFVGQTGPYLQYTSVRITSILQSDAFVFDGEIDASLFEKDHYFEIMKQASQYPDIIAKAASEYAPSVLAKYLLNLASLFNSFYGREKIIVEDLLEKNTKMHLLYIVRNILNDGMVTLGMQVIEKM